The Nocardioides panzhihuensis genome has a segment encoding these proteins:
- a CDS encoding HNH endonuclease signature motif containing protein — protein sequence MTTLQQPQHPVLKAVVAITDSLDEVADANPTFMATDQKAATLVEIARAKAQLAELELRVMATADDVAADSAARDVAAWLHHHTHQRPDALRADLRLAAALDRTYGRVAAAMRAGDCNLAQAEVIVAALDELPGDLDPEIKSKAEQALVGYATQLDPARLRRLGRRILDLIAPEIAEAEEAKRLAAEEAHARKKTRLAMRRIGDGTTRISAVIPDAAADRLATNLEAFTSPRRDDGTRTETGDYLPYDRRLGRAFCQMLETLDPTRLPIHGGDATTVIVTIELDQLRKDAGIGQIVGGSPITAAEARRLACTANIVPAVLGGASEVLDLGRKERFFTAAQRRALLLRSATCEAEGCDIPGTWAEAHHWLAWAQGGATDLENAALLCSHHHHRAHDPAYLHERLPNGDIRFTRRT from the coding sequence ATGACCACGCTGCAACAGCCACAGCATCCTGTGCTCAAGGCTGTGGTCGCGATCACCGACTCCCTCGATGAGGTCGCGGACGCGAACCCCACGTTCATGGCCACCGACCAGAAGGCTGCCACACTCGTCGAGATCGCCCGGGCGAAGGCGCAGCTGGCTGAGCTCGAGCTACGCGTGATGGCGACTGCTGATGATGTGGCGGCGGACAGCGCTGCTCGTGATGTGGCCGCGTGGCTGCATCACCACACCCACCAACGCCCAGATGCCCTGCGTGCCGACCTGCGGCTCGCGGCCGCGCTGGATCGGACCTATGGCCGGGTCGCTGCGGCGATGCGCGCCGGGGATTGCAACCTCGCCCAAGCCGAGGTGATCGTGGCGGCTCTCGACGAACTGCCGGGCGACCTCGACCCCGAGATCAAGTCCAAAGCCGAACAGGCTCTGGTCGGCTACGCGACCCAGCTCGACCCCGCCCGGCTGCGCCGCCTGGGGCGCCGGATCCTGGATCTCATCGCCCCCGAGATCGCCGAGGCCGAAGAAGCCAAGCGGCTCGCGGCCGAGGAGGCTCACGCCCGCAAGAAGACCCGCCTGGCCATGCGCCGGATCGGGGACGGCACCACCCGCATCTCCGCCGTCATCCCAGATGCGGCCGCGGACCGGCTCGCCACCAACCTCGAAGCCTTCACCTCACCGCGCCGTGATGACGGCACCCGCACCGAGACCGGCGACTACCTGCCCTATGACCGCAGGCTCGGACGAGCGTTCTGCCAGATGCTCGAGACCCTCGACCCGACTCGGCTCCCGATCCACGGCGGGGACGCGACCACGGTGATCGTGACCATCGAACTCGACCAGCTCCGCAAAGACGCCGGCATCGGCCAGATCGTGGGCGGCAGCCCGATCACCGCGGCCGAAGCCAGGCGCCTGGCCTGCACCGCGAACATCGTCCCCGCCGTGCTCGGCGGTGCCTCCGAGGTTCTCGACCTCGGCCGCAAGGAACGCTTCTTCACCGCCGCGCAACGCCGAGCTCTCCTGCTCAGGTCAGCGACCTGTGAAGCCGAAGGCTGCGACATCCCCGGCACCTGGGCCGAAGCCCACCACTGGCTCGCCTGGGCACAAGGCGGGGCAACTGATCTTGAGAACGCAGCCTTGCTCTGCAGCCATCACCACCACCGCGCACACGACCCCGCCTACCTCCATGAACGCCTACCCAACGGCGACATCCGCTTCACCAGACGAACGTAG
- a CDS encoding TetR/AcrR family transcriptional regulator, with translation MNPTKAKLMSAVTDLLKEDGIAGLSARAIATRADVNQALVFYHFGTVTDLVDQACRATSDEAAASYRDEFAEVASLSELLELGRGLHERERAAGNITVMAQLLAGAQRDETLAETARYALGQWNGEIEAAVARALKGSPVEDVVDAPGLSRAISAAFIGLLMYDGVDRPGADSAFSSLEQLGALVEVIENLGPASRLVLRSRLKGRG, from the coding sequence ATGAACCCCACCAAGGCCAAGCTGATGTCGGCGGTGACCGACCTGCTCAAGGAGGACGGCATCGCGGGGCTCTCGGCGCGGGCGATAGCGACCCGCGCGGACGTCAACCAGGCGCTGGTCTTCTACCACTTCGGCACCGTCACGGACCTCGTCGACCAGGCGTGCCGGGCGACGTCGGACGAGGCGGCGGCGTCCTACCGGGACGAGTTCGCGGAGGTGGCCTCGCTGAGCGAGCTGCTGGAGCTCGGCCGGGGTCTCCATGAGCGGGAGCGGGCCGCGGGCAACATCACGGTGATGGCCCAGCTCCTGGCCGGCGCGCAGCGGGACGAGACGCTGGCGGAGACGGCGCGCTACGCGTTGGGTCAGTGGAACGGCGAGATCGAGGCCGCGGTCGCACGTGCGTTGAAGGGAAGCCCGGTCGAGGACGTCGTGGACGCCCCCGGCCTCTCGCGCGCGATCAGCGCAGCATTCATCGGCCTGCTCATGTACGACGGCGTCGACCGCCCCGGCGCCGACTCGGCCTTCTCCTCACTGGAGCAGCTCGGCGCGCTCGTCGAGGTCATCGAGAACCTCGGCCCGGCCTCCCGGCTCGTCCTCCGCTCCCGGCTCAAGGGCCGCGGCTAG
- a CDS encoding TIGR01777 family oxidoreductase, with translation MKIVIPGGTGQVGGILRRAWSTRGHEVVVLSRHPEQLEEGVRHQVWDGRTIGPWADEIDGADVVVNLAGRTVSCRYTDANLKQMMDSRVESTRVVGEAIAQASAPPRTWLQMSTATIYAHRFDAPNDEATGIIGGDETDTPAYWEFSTRIAKRWEAEQAAATTPHTRKVALRSAMVMSPDKGGVLDVLLTMARLGLGGPVAGGDQFVSWIHEADFVRACDLLVERDDIAGPVNLAAPAPSPQRDLMRTLRKEAGMPVGLPATRWMAEIGAWALRTDTELLLKSRRVVPRRLLEAGFEFEYADWASAAHDLVGRARLRARQGDRRRRNQSHRPT, from the coding sequence ATGAAGATCGTCATCCCCGGCGGAACCGGCCAGGTCGGAGGCATCCTGCGGCGCGCCTGGAGCACTCGAGGACATGAGGTCGTGGTGCTCTCGCGCCACCCCGAACAGCTCGAGGAAGGCGTACGCCATCAGGTCTGGGACGGCCGGACGATCGGTCCCTGGGCGGACGAGATCGATGGTGCGGACGTCGTGGTGAACCTCGCGGGCAGAACGGTCAGCTGCCGCTACACCGACGCCAACCTGAAGCAGATGATGGACTCGCGCGTCGAGTCGACCCGGGTCGTCGGGGAGGCGATCGCGCAGGCGTCGGCTCCCCCGCGCACGTGGCTGCAGATGAGCACCGCGACGATCTACGCCCACCGCTTCGACGCCCCCAACGACGAGGCGACCGGCATCATCGGCGGCGACGAGACCGACACCCCCGCCTACTGGGAGTTCTCGACACGGATCGCCAAGCGCTGGGAGGCCGAGCAGGCCGCGGCGACGACGCCGCACACCCGCAAGGTGGCGCTCCGCTCGGCGATGGTGATGAGCCCTGACAAGGGTGGCGTCCTCGACGTGCTGCTCACCATGGCCCGTCTCGGTCTCGGTGGACCTGTCGCCGGCGGCGACCAGTTCGTCTCGTGGATCCACGAGGCCGACTTCGTACGCGCCTGCGATCTGCTCGTCGAACGCGACGACATCGCCGGACCGGTCAACCTGGCAGCCCCGGCACCATCACCCCAGCGCGACCTGATGCGCACGCTGCGGAAGGAGGCCGGGATGCCGGTCGGGCTGCCCGCGACCCGCTGGATGGCGGAGATCGGAGCGTGGGCGCTGCGTACGGATACCGAGCTGCTCCTCAAGAGCCGCCGGGTCGTCCCGAGACGTCTGCTGGAGGCGGGCTTCGAGTTCGAGTACGCCGACTGGGCCTCCGCCGCCCACGACCTCGTCGGCCGCGCACGGCTGCGGGCACGGCAGGGAGACCGACGGCGGAGAAACCAGTCGCATCGCCCGACCTGA
- a CDS encoding DUF2087 domain-containing protein: MTRATWQPRPDDAETLRRFFGQDGRLLTIPSKHVKKLVVLNQLAQSFELGKVYSESEVNEILRGFHDDVAALRRYLYEEGFMMREGGFYWRDGGSVDI; the protein is encoded by the coding sequence GTGACCCGCGCGACCTGGCAGCCCCGCCCCGACGACGCCGAGACCCTGAGACGGTTCTTCGGCCAGGACGGGCGGCTGCTGACGATCCCCTCGAAGCACGTCAAGAAGCTGGTGGTGCTCAACCAGCTCGCGCAGTCCTTCGAGCTGGGGAAGGTCTACTCCGAGAGTGAGGTCAACGAGATCCTGCGAGGCTTCCACGACGACGTCGCCGCGCTGCGTCGCTACCTCTACGAGGAGGGGTTCATGATGCGCGAGGGCGGCTTCTACTGGCGCGACGGCGGCAGCGTCGACATCTGA
- a CDS encoding exonuclease domain-containing protein: MTTTEPRGRSQARGNPRGYAVLDVETTGLDPYRDRVIQVAIRQISADGTAESEWESLVNPGAGVDPGPVEVHGLTSADLADAPPFRDVAATIAERLAGRVFVAHNAAFDWAFVAVESDRAGVRLEVLEWLCTMRFAKALALEVPDKSLATIAAYYAVEQLRAHDAGDDTRVAAEILLRELADADRVGLTLPLVECNGARHRLKRTVRRWFSRLRRPRY, encoded by the coding sequence GTGACAACCACCGAACCACGCGGTCGAAGCCAAGCCCGGGGCAACCCACGGGGCTATGCGGTCCTCGACGTCGAGACCACCGGGCTCGACCCCTACCGCGACCGTGTGATCCAGGTGGCGATCCGCCAGATCTCCGCCGACGGCACCGCCGAGTCGGAATGGGAGAGCCTGGTCAATCCCGGTGCCGGCGTCGACCCGGGGCCGGTCGAGGTGCACGGCCTGACCAGCGCCGATCTCGCCGACGCCCCGCCCTTCCGAGACGTCGCCGCCACGATCGCCGAGCGTCTTGCCGGCCGCGTCTTCGTCGCCCACAACGCTGCGTTCGACTGGGCGTTCGTCGCCGTGGAGTCCGACCGTGCGGGCGTACGGCTCGAGGTCCTGGAGTGGCTGTGCACGATGAGGTTCGCGAAGGCGCTCGCGCTGGAGGTGCCCGACAAGTCGTTGGCCACGATCGCCGCCTACTACGCGGTCGAGCAGCTGCGGGCGCATGACGCGGGCGACGACACCCGGGTGGCCGCGGAGATCCTGCTGCGCGAGCTGGCCGATGCCGACCGGGTCGGCCTCACGCTGCCCCTGGTGGAGTGCAACGGTGCGCGACACCGGCTGAAGCGGACCGTACGCCGCTGGTTCAGCCGTCTCCGCCGCCCCCGCTACTGA
- a CDS encoding L,D-transpeptidase family protein, which yields MNMVKRGMIAGALAVLLATAFTACAAEPAAAPETTASPAAVSSNSSSASPSTSPSATPTPTPSAKPKPEPKPSPTSGPRLLGQTDSGDDVRELQARLKQIGWFNAGVTGYYGTVTAEAVSGFQCKRGIAVTGFVDQTTLDRLHAMTREPTEAELIDAPPPVPTGKLDPRCLTGRVMCIDKSTSMLRWVVGGTVQLSVEVRFGSQELPTREGRFSVFAKSRDHVSSIYKTPMPFAMFFSGGQAVHYSPDFAANGYNGASHGCVNVRDHGAITSLYDQVGIGDGVVIYWS from the coding sequence ATGAACATGGTCAAGCGGGGAATGATCGCAGGGGCACTCGCCGTCCTGCTGGCAACCGCGTTCACGGCGTGCGCCGCGGAGCCTGCCGCCGCCCCTGAGACGACGGCCTCACCGGCCGCGGTGTCCTCGAACAGCTCCTCGGCCAGCCCCTCGACCTCGCCGAGCGCCACCCCGACACCGACTCCCAGCGCGAAGCCGAAGCCCGAGCCGAAACCGTCCCCGACCTCGGGCCCGCGCCTGCTCGGCCAGACCGACAGCGGCGACGACGTACGTGAGCTGCAGGCGCGCCTGAAGCAGATCGGATGGTTCAACGCGGGCGTGACCGGCTACTACGGCACCGTCACCGCCGAGGCCGTCTCCGGCTTCCAGTGCAAGCGCGGCATCGCGGTCACCGGCTTCGTGGACCAGACCACGCTCGACCGGCTCCACGCGATGACCCGCGAACCGACCGAGGCCGAGCTGATCGACGCCCCGCCACCGGTGCCCACCGGCAAGCTCGATCCGCGCTGCCTGACCGGCCGGGTGATGTGCATCGACAAGTCCACTTCGATGCTGCGCTGGGTCGTCGGCGGCACCGTGCAGCTGAGCGTCGAGGTGCGGTTCGGCTCCCAGGAGCTGCCGACGCGCGAGGGCCGGTTCTCGGTCTTCGCCAAGAGCCGTGACCACGTCTCCTCCATCTACAAGACCCCGATGCCGTTCGCGATGTTCTTCTCCGGCGGCCAGGCGGTCCACTACTCCCCCGACTTCGCCGCCAACGGCTACAACGGCGCCTCCCACGGCTGCGTGAACGTGCGCGACCACGGCGCCATCACCTCGCTCTACGACCAGGTCGGCATCGGCGACGGAGTCGTCATCTACTGGTCCTGA
- the serA gene encoding phosphoglycerate dehydrogenase, with product MKALLLENIHPVAVENLERAGFEVELRSKSLSEDELVADLPGVTLLGIRSNTHITPRVLDAATDLKAIGCFCIGTNQVDLVAAGERGVAVFNAPYSNTRSVVELVIGYIISLARRLPEKTEKMHAGVWDKSAKGSHEVRGRTLGIIGYGNIGTQLSNVAEALGFYVIFYDIADRLAHGNARRMKSLDALLAEADVVSIHIDGRPGNLGMFGEEQFAKMKPRSLFINAARGFLVDNDALRKHIESGHIAGAALDVFPIEPKAQGDAFESPLQGLDNVILTPHVGGSTQEAQEEIGWFVSGKLGDFIRSGSTALSVNLPAVQPPPLGAGARLALLHDSVPGVLAELNNLLAAEGVNVTGQYLATAGETGFVVTDVTDVPPTTLEKIAGNPHTRWVRAYPA from the coding sequence ATGAAGGCGCTGCTCCTGGAGAACATCCATCCCGTCGCTGTCGAGAACCTCGAGAGGGCCGGCTTCGAGGTCGAGCTGCGCAGCAAGTCGCTCTCTGAGGACGAGCTGGTGGCCGACCTTCCGGGCGTGACGCTGCTCGGCATCCGGTCCAACACCCACATCACCCCGCGAGTGCTGGACGCGGCCACCGACCTCAAGGCGATCGGCTGCTTCTGCATCGGCACCAACCAGGTCGACCTGGTCGCTGCCGGCGAGCGCGGCGTGGCCGTCTTCAACGCCCCCTACTCCAACACCCGCTCGGTCGTCGAGCTGGTCATCGGCTACATCATCTCCCTGGCGCGCCGACTGCCGGAGAAGACCGAGAAGATGCACGCCGGTGTCTGGGACAAGTCCGCGAAGGGCTCCCACGAGGTCCGCGGCCGCACGCTCGGCATCATCGGCTACGGCAACATCGGCACCCAGCTCTCCAACGTCGCCGAGGCGCTGGGCTTCTACGTCATCTTCTACGACATCGCCGACCGGCTGGCCCACGGCAACGCGCGCCGGATGAAGTCGCTCGACGCGCTCCTGGCCGAGGCCGACGTCGTCTCCATCCACATCGACGGACGCCCCGGCAACCTGGGCATGTTCGGCGAGGAGCAGTTCGCGAAGATGAAGCCGCGCTCGCTGTTCATCAACGCCGCCCGCGGTTTCCTCGTCGACAACGACGCGCTGCGCAAGCACATCGAGTCCGGCCACATCGCCGGCGCCGCGCTCGACGTCTTCCCGATCGAGCCCAAGGCCCAGGGTGACGCCTTCGAGAGCCCGCTGCAGGGCCTCGACAACGTCATCCTGACCCCGCACGTGGGCGGTTCCACGCAGGAGGCCCAGGAGGAGATCGGCTGGTTCGTCTCCGGCAAGCTGGGCGACTTCATCCGCTCCGGTTCGACCGCGCTGAGCGTGAACCTGCCCGCCGTCCAGCCGCCGCCGCTGGGCGCGGGCGCTCGCCTCGCGCTGCTGCACGACAGCGTCCCGGGCGTGCTCGCCGAGCTCAACAACCTGCTCGCCGCCGAGGGCGTCAACGTGACCGGTCAATACCTCGCCACCGCCGGCGAGACCGGCTTCGTGGTCACCGACGTGACCGACGTACCGCCGACGACGCTGGAGAAGATCGCGGGCAACCCGCACACCCGGTGGGTGCGCGCCTACCCGGCCTGA
- a CDS encoding HD domain-containing protein, protein MELPQHWPLPEATELLGEILAAYDEPTRRYHDRRHLAEVLDRIEELRDEGERFDPLTVTLAAFFHDSVYDGERDAEERSATWAEDALGAYLGADAVAEVARLVRLTETHDPAPDDHGGRVLSDADLAILAAPADRYAEYVSTVREEYQHLSDEEFRAGRAQVLERLLEKESLFSTPFARISWETAARANLEAETETLTT, encoded by the coding sequence ATGGAGCTCCCTCAACATTGGCCGCTGCCCGAAGCGACCGAACTTCTCGGTGAGATTCTGGCAGCGTACGACGAGCCGACCCGCCGCTATCACGACCGTCGGCACCTCGCCGAGGTGCTGGACCGGATCGAGGAGCTGCGGGACGAGGGTGAGCGCTTCGACCCGTTGACCGTCACCCTGGCGGCGTTCTTCCACGACTCCGTCTACGACGGGGAGCGGGACGCCGAGGAGCGCTCGGCCACCTGGGCCGAGGACGCTCTGGGCGCCTACCTGGGTGCGGACGCGGTCGCCGAGGTCGCCCGCCTGGTGCGACTGACCGAGACCCACGACCCCGCGCCCGACGACCACGGCGGCCGGGTGCTCTCCGATGCCGACCTGGCGATCCTGGCGGCCCCGGCGGATCGGTATGCGGAGTACGTCTCGACGGTTCGCGAGGAGTACCAGCACCTCTCCGACGAGGAGTTCCGCGCCGGCCGCGCCCAGGTCCTGGAGCGGCTCCTCGAGAAGGAGTCGCTCTTCTCCACGCCCTTCGCCCGGATCAGCTGGGAGACCGCCGCCCGGGCCAACCTCGAGGCCGAGACGGAGACGCTCACCACATAA
- a CDS encoding MFS transporter gives MSFKTYADLWRIPDVRRILVLGLFLRIPMPASAVIVTLHVVGPLDRSYAQAGLVSTALAIAMAISAPWLGRLLDRLGLRRTLLLPLAVLPIAWSIAPWVGYFPLLALVAVAGLFTVPSFSIVRQVMLRSVGPGQRTAALSADAIMTELAFMAGPVLGVLGASYFGTSWALLMIQWLGIVAAVLLWLLNPRITEGDPTVPSDAVPSDAVPSDAVPSDTGRPARRFRPPSWLSPGVALLLAGTFTASLILIAEDLGTVAAMRDFDRTPLLGLVMAIWALGSLLGALIYGALNSHPPTSVMLVLLGATTVLTAFAWDPISFTALLLLSGFFCAPTLTAALEAITRHVPSSVRGEVMGWHGSAITLGSAVGAPAAGFAIDLIGWPGGFVLGGGLGLLIAAAIWLTTRRMSSPAETTERGRAASLLVRSRRARE, from the coding sequence GTGAGCTTCAAGACCTACGCCGATCTGTGGCGGATTCCCGATGTTCGCCGCATCCTCGTGCTGGGTCTGTTCCTCCGGATCCCGATGCCGGCGTCCGCTGTGATCGTGACCCTCCACGTGGTCGGTCCCCTGGACCGCTCCTACGCCCAGGCCGGCCTGGTCTCGACGGCCCTCGCGATCGCGATGGCGATCTCCGCACCCTGGCTCGGTCGCCTCCTCGACCGCCTCGGCCTGCGGCGTACGCTCCTGCTGCCGCTGGCCGTTCTGCCGATCGCCTGGTCGATCGCCCCCTGGGTCGGCTACTTCCCGCTGCTCGCGCTGGTTGCTGTCGCCGGCCTCTTCACCGTGCCGTCCTTCTCGATCGTGCGCCAGGTGATGCTCCGCTCGGTCGGCCCCGGGCAGCGCACCGCGGCGCTCAGCGCCGACGCGATCATGACCGAGCTCGCCTTCATGGCCGGTCCGGTCCTCGGCGTCCTCGGTGCGAGCTACTTCGGCACGTCATGGGCGTTGCTGATGATCCAGTGGCTCGGCATCGTGGCCGCTGTGCTGCTGTGGCTGCTCAACCCGAGGATCACCGAGGGCGACCCGACCGTCCCGAGCGACGCGGTCCCGAGCGACGCGGTCCCGAGCGACGCGGTCCCGAGCGACACCGGCAGACCGGCTCGCCGCTTCAGGCCACCGTCGTGGCTGAGCCCTGGCGTCGCGCTGCTCCTCGCCGGCACCTTCACCGCCTCGCTCATCCTCATCGCCGAGGACCTCGGCACCGTGGCCGCGATGCGCGACTTCGACCGGACTCCCCTGCTCGGTCTGGTGATGGCGATCTGGGCACTCGGCTCGCTGCTCGGCGCGCTCATCTATGGCGCCCTCAACAGTCACCCGCCGACATCGGTGATGCTCGTCCTGCTGGGCGCGACGACGGTGCTCACCGCGTTCGCCTGGGACCCGATCTCCTTCACCGCCCTGCTCCTGCTCAGCGGCTTCTTCTGCGCACCGACCCTGACCGCGGCGCTCGAGGCGATCACCCGCCACGTCCCCTCGTCCGTACGCGGCGAGGTCATGGGCTGGCACGGCTCGGCCATCACCCTCGGCAGCGCCGTCGGTGCCCCCGCCGCCGGGTTCGCCATCGACCTGATCGGCTGGCCGGGCGGCTTCGTCCTCGGCGGCGGTCTCGGTCTGCTGATCGCGGCGGCCATCTGGCTCACCACCCGCCGGATGTCCAGCCCGGCCGAGACGACCGAGCGAGGTCGAGCGGCGAGCTTGCTCGTCCGCTCGCGCCGAGCGAGGGAGTAA
- a CDS encoding DUF4031 domain-containing protein: MILIDPPNVPSRGRMWSHLASDTSYEELHTFASRLGIPARGFDRDHYDVPAEAYDDLVAAGAVEVTSRDLVSALLAAGLRRRKPRRPR; encoded by the coding sequence GTGATCCTCATCGACCCGCCGAACGTCCCCAGTCGTGGCCGGATGTGGTCGCACCTCGCCAGCGACACCTCCTACGAGGAGCTGCACACCTTCGCGAGCCGGCTGGGCATCCCCGCCCGTGGGTTCGACCGGGACCACTACGACGTCCCGGCCGAGGCCTACGACGATCTCGTCGCCGCAGGCGCCGTCGAGGTCACCTCTCGGGACCTGGTCTCCGCGCTCCTCGCCGCCGGCCTGCGCCGCCGCAAGCCACGCAGACCGCGCTAG